One part of the Megachile rotundata isolate GNS110a chromosome 16, iyMegRotu1, whole genome shotgun sequence genome encodes these proteins:
- the LOC100879001 gene encoding uncharacterized protein LOC100879001 isoform X3, with protein sequence MNSFNSTIESVQDNCIRYNEDHNCTATNETTGELCGETESLKIIDELQRLYETRIKNVDHELKSEFDQACMKLEISKEWIRNLREENIMLVQVVEDLEQIACSKVKLLEQKLRQSSIIVSDNMSKSNRTKEKINTLSNRISDLEKDEEYMRQKIEFLQSDIRGLLELIRRAVQENKWNLDGIKFLEIQPSDIPAPMNCTCDQGEMSYRKMQSLKVQIEQLQEKEKNMIAYQKELEDKLIDLNTKLQTKEDVITKYISQFQNFSENLKKQAKFEDENPCNSFMAGNKKTCDFQETCIASNDCVDMKTCQQNQVISYLTKVKSLMEQEKEDLLNLKIELEKTIEKLCCGTDEEHECDVNDVMHKVTKTIEYINKIYSKKEKSIAVIKSLSHININGHFKLMETLKACASEAQVTMENIKDEMNVIVSTFKFKHDKYADLNKEVLDVENQLIRTQEKISETINQLQLQEEERTRHNQRITSGNIKLKDIKNEINHIQSRFLVHINGIRNNESLMTGYTEMCMCNDLLYSVIEEIEQTSHSLQRCCFTSDLEELKNHLHKANCSIKKLQEKADEALTEHNTVETTFSQKEQKLEQLEKEIDTTHLKIQNILEVIKSSNEQISDDNIAESQLYTQALNEILQTKQNLYKLRKEHDELMFKISQKTLYQECDEKTCLWKSRVTDLQDQVKILQHETKCNVETNNFLRNSIESMEEELRRARVKSENFRRSHSIDNMELKKHIIELENTLKLQREIECTLRQQLSDNEIELKKSKELLTCSNTEHNTEETLSRCGCYQFRHDTMTVPQLFKTLQDTMKSTKYGLQELKAELKKLLCEDAFNYSSSIRSLKNLMDKLQKYEDELDSCSQEIDKLKNTLYSKDKLLENMDEIIRIQKDSIVMTQAELKELHQKLQEKEHLECCVSDVQILKDKLDVLVQSKCCLESKYMHMKKLWHEAEEKLKEFKKEILAPEQAIKFTKDKECQCKVEVVDKECVTKNTSQFYGLKCNSKESYEHELQSEINILIRENEDMKKQLQKYKLDFDIIDKELKIERENDMYTQQILFELQKLRDTGCCLQYENEQLKTDLKKQTNKTEDLLEKLQYIKENDVKFEKLLKKLDDKQLQINNLYSQIMNNEITIKRQTETIEELKKKLNVKNQEIEAYTSELNEMDEVMSALHKQIQSLKNMLNEKSNELVKLQADNKMLKNDNSILRMENNSTENKSKEDIHQLQMMLNNLQVQLRIAEKNYHHVSEDYNKAQEQLIKVTKREADLQECLTNMEKDYCLKLSNIETEKAKLGDCLDKLRDELEEIQRNYSSKSGEHCKLQDICKSYAEQLDILQQQLDKEQEKVKKIEETNCCMAQQLQECREQNCILVKEKATVEQNNCKIISELQETHKSLLELKRECQLKNKSLACISAELTETAISRSELCNQSQYVVSCIRVWMEEQREYVNKLNSTLKSQQQEVLQLEFEKKGLLEEAKKLRRINHLLTQKLKRIHRHGSKNVKNVCVECQILPPTVDIHLPMYSKYSSSQKKLSLTKTARRISAGGNTSWHPKMKYLVNELRKSKLEYNENCYNRVNTNVGLEESRDCGYQSSTSK encoded by the exons ATGAATTCATTTAATTCCACGATTGAATCTGTTCAAGATAATTGTATTCGTTACAATGAAGACCACAATTGTACTGCTACTAATGAAACTACCGGAGAACTTTGTGGTGAaactgaaagtttgaaaattattgatgAATTACAAAGATTATACGAGACTCGTATTAAAAATGTTGATCACGAACTGAAAAGTGAATTTGATCAAGCTTGC atgaaattagaaatttcaaaagaatGGATTAGGAATTTAAGAGAGGAGAACATCATGTTGGTGCAAGTAGTTGAAGATTTAGAACAAATTGCTTGTAGCAAAGTTAAATTATTAGAACAGAAATTAAGGCAATCATCAATAATAGTTTCTGATAATATGTCAAAATCAAATCGTACAAAAGAA AAGATAAATACACTTTCAAATCGTATCAGCGATTTAGAAAAAGATGAAGAATATATGAGgcagaaaattgaatttcttcagaGTGACATTAGAGGACTATTGGAATTAATACGGCGTGCAGTACAAGAAAACAAGTGGAATTTGGATGGCataaaatttttggaaataCAACCTAGTGACATTCCTGCTCCTAtgaa TTGTACCTGTGACcag GGAGAAATGAGTTACAGAAAGATGCAATCTTTGAAAGTACAAATTGAACAATtgcaagaaaaggaaaaaaatatgATTGC aTATCAAAAAGAATTGGAAGACAAATTAATAGATCTCAACACAAAATTACAAACTAAGGAAGATGTAATAACAAaatacatttctcaatttcaaaattttagtgagaatcttaaaaaacaagcaaaatttgaagatgaaaaTCCATGCAACTCGTTTATGGCGGGTAATAAAAAAACTTGTGAT ttTCAGGAAACATGCATTGCTTCAAATGACTGTGTTGATATGAAAACATGCCAACAG AATCAAGTAATATCATATTTAACAAAAGTAAAATCGTTGATGGAACAAGAAAAGGAAGATCTCCTCAACTTAAAAATAGAATTGGAGAAGACTATTGAAAAATTATGCTGTGGAACAGATGAA GAACATGAATGTGATGTGAATGACGTAATGCATAAAGTAACAAAAACtattgaatatataaataaaatatactcaAAAAAGGAGAAATCAATTGCAGTAATTAAGTCATTA TCACATATAAACATTAATGGACACTTTAAATTAATGGAGACACTTAAAGCATGTGCAAGTGAAGCGCAAGTTACCATGGAAAATATTAAGGATGAAATGAACGTGATTGTTTCTACATTTAAGTTTAAACATGATAAG TATGCTGATTTAAACAAAGAAGTTCTGGATGTAGAAAATCAATTAATAAGAACTCAAGAAAAAATTTCAGAGACAATTAATCAACTGCAATTACaa GAAGAGGAAAGAACGAGACATAATCAAAGAATAACTTCAggaaacattaaattaaaagacatcaaaaatgaaataaatcataTTCAATCTCGATTTTTGGTGCATATTAATGGAATACGAAATAAT GAAAGTCTTATGACAGGGTATACAGAAATGTGTATGTGTaatgatttattatattcaGTGATAGAAGAAATAGAACAAACATCACACAGCTTacaa AGATGCTGTTTCACATCAGATCTTGAGGAACTAAAGAATCATCTTCATAAAGCTAACTGTTCCATAAAGAAATTACAGGAAAAGGCAGATGAAGCA TTAACAGAACATAATACAGTTGAAACGACATTTTCTCAAAAGGAACAAAAATTGGAACAATTAGAAAAAGAGATTGATACAActcatttaaaaatacaaaacataTTGGAAGtaattaaatcttcaaatgagcag ATATCTGATGACAATATTGCAGAGTCTCAGCTGTATACACAG gctttaaatgaaatattgcaaactaaacaaaatttatataagtTAAGAAAGGAGCATGACGaattaatgtttaaaatttcgcag AAAACACTTTATCAAGAGTGTGATGAAAAAACGTGTTTATGGAAATCTAGAGTAACTGATTTACAAGATCAAGTTAAAATACTGCAGCATGAG acAAAGTGCAACGTAgaaacaaataattttctaagaaaTAGTATTGAGTCAATGGAAGAAGAACTTCGTAGAGCGCGAGTAAAGTCAGAAAATTTCAGACGATCTCATTCTATAGACAACATGGAATTAAAGAAACATATTATAGAATTAGAAAAtact CTTAAACTACAAAGAGAAATCGAATGTACTCTTCGGCAACAATTAAGTgataatgaaattgaattaaaaaaatctaaGGAACTACTGACGTGTTCA AACACTGAACATAATACTGAAGAAACATTGTCACGCTGTGGATGTTACCAATTTAGACATGATACAatg acTGTACCACAACTATTCAAAACACTTCAAGATACCATGAAGTCAACAAAATATGGTCTTCAAGAACTTAAAgcagaattgaaaaaattg TTGTGTGAGGATGCATTTAACTACAGTTCTTCAATAAGATCCTTGAAGAATTTAATGGACAAGTTACAAAAATATGAAGATGAATTAGATAGTTGTTCCCAAGAAATcgataaacttaaaaatacattatattcTAAAGACAAGCTT ctGGAAAATATGGATGAAATTATTAGGATTCAAAAGGATTCAATTGTAATGACACAAGCTGAATTAAAGGAACTTCATCAGAAGCTGCAGGAAAAG GAACACCTGGAATGTTGTGTAAGTGACGTGCAAATTCTAAAGGACAAG CTTGATGTTTTAGTACAATCAAAATGTTGTTTGGAAAGTAAATATATGCACATGAAAAAGCTATGGCATGAGgcagaagaaaaattaaaagaatttaa AAAAGAAATATTGGCACCAGAGCAAGCAATTAAGTTTACTAAAGATAAAGAATGTCAATGTAAAGTTGAAGTAGTGGATAAAGAATGTGTAACCAAAAATACGTCTCAGTTTTATGGTCTTAAATGTAATAGTAAGGAATCTTATGAGCATGAATTACAATCAGAGATCAATATTCTAATAAGGGAAAATGAAGATATGAAAAAGCAATTGCAGAAGTATAAATTAGATTTTGACATAATTGATAAGGAACTGAAGATAGAAAGAGAAAATGATATGTACACTCAGCAAATTTTATTCGAGTTACAAAAGTTAAGAGATACAGGGTGTTGTTTGCAATATGAAAATGAACAACTTAAAACAGATTTaaaaaaacaaacaaacaaaacggaagatttattagaaaaattacaatatattaaagaaaatgatgtgaaatttgagaaattattgaaaaaattagATGATAAGCAACTGCAG attaacaatttatatagcCAAATTATGAATAATGAAATTACCATAAAAAGGCAAACGGAAACcatcgaagaattgaaaaagaaattaaatgtcAAAAATCAAGAAATTGAAGCATACACATCTGAATTAAATGAAATGGACGAAGTAATGTCAGCCTTACATAAACAAATACAATCGTTAAAGAACATGTTAAATGAAAAATCAAATGAATTAGTAAAATTACAAGCTGACAATAAAATGTTAAAG aacgacaattctatATTAAGAATGGAAAATAATTCTACTGAAAATAAATCAAAAGAAGATATTCATCAATTGCAAATGATG ttaaaCAACTTACAAGTGCAATTACGTATCGCTGAAAAAAATTATCATCATGTATCAGAAGATTATAATAAAGCACAAGAGCAATTAATTAAAGTAACAAAACGTGAAGCTGATTTACAAGAATGTTTGACAAACATG gaAAAAGATTATTGCTTGAAGCTGTCAAATATTGAAACAGAGAAAGCTAAACTTGGAGACTGCTTAGATAAACTAAGGGATGAACTAGAAGAAATTCAAAGAAATTATTCATCAAAAAGTGGAGAGCACTGTAAATTACAAGATATTTGCAAGTCTTATGCAGAACAATTAGATATTTTACAACAGCAG CTTGATAAGGAACAAGAAAAGGTTAAGAAAATAGAAGAAACAAATTGCTGTATGGCGCAACAGTTACAAGAATGCAGAGAACAGAATTGTATTCTTGTTAAAGAAAAAGCTACAGTAGaacaaaataattgcaaaatcaTTTCCGAA CTACAGGAGACTCATAAATCTTTATTGGAACTGAAAAGAGAAtgtcaactaaaaaataaatctttagCTTGTATATCTGCAGAACTAACAGAAACAGCCATAAGTAGATCAGAACTATGTAATCAATCACAATATGTTGTTTCTTGTATTCGGGTTTGGATGGAGGAGCAACGAGAGTATGTAAACAAGCTTAATTCGACATTGAAATCTCAGCAACAAGAGGTATTACAACTTGAATTTGAGAAAAA GGGATTGTTAGAAGAAGCAAAAAAGTTGAGACGAATTAATCATTTACTaacacaaaaattgaaaagaatacATAGACATGGTAGCAAAAATGTTAAGAATGTCTGCGTAGAGTGCCAGATATTGCCACCAACTGTTGATATACATCTCCCAATGTATTCTAAATATTCATCCTCACAAAAG AAACTAAGTCTTACAAAAACAGCCCGCCGTATATCGGCAGGTGGAAATACTTCGTGGCAtcctaaaatgaaatatttagtaaatGAGCTTAGAAAAAGCAAGCTAGAATATAATGAAAATTGCTATAACAGAGTGAATACTAATGTAGGATTAGAAGAAAGTCGGGACTGTGGTTACCAATCATCTACTAGTAAATGA
- the LOC100879001 gene encoding uncharacterized protein LOC100879001 isoform X2 — MNSFNSTIESVQDNCIRYNEDHNCTATNETTGELCGETESLKIIDELQRLYETRIKNVDHELKSEFDQACMKLEISKEWIRNLREENIMLVQVVEDLEQIACSKVKLLEQKLRQSSIIVSDNMSKSNRTKEKINTLSNRISDLEKDEEYMRQKIEFLQSDIRGLLELIRRAVQENKWNLDGIKFLEIQPSDIPAPMNCTCDQGEMSYRKMQSLKVQIEQLQEKEKNMIAYQKELEDKLIDLNTKLQTKEDVITKYISQFQNFSENLKKQAKFEDENPCNSFMAGNKKTCDDCVKKQEVLIAKMTEKDKLVTCLQKQVANLQEQVHYADLQIQFKKGIIKEMRKKLKQATSKFQETCIASNDCVDMKTCQQNQVISYLTKVKSLMEQEKEDLLNLKIELEKTIEKLCCGTDEEHECDVNDVMHKVTKTIEYINKIYSKKEKSIAVIKSLSHININGHFKLMETLKACASEAQVTMENIKDEMNVIVSTFKFKHDKYADLNKEVLDVENQLIRTQEKISETINQLQLQEEERTRHNQRITSGNIKLKDIKNEINHIQSRFLVHINGIRNNESLMTGYTEMCMCNDLLYSVIEEIEQTSHSLQRCCFTSDLEELKNHLHKANCSIKKLQEKADEALTEHNTVETTFSQKEQKLEQLEKEIDTTHLKIQNILEVIKSSNEQISDDNIAESQLYTQALNEILQTKQNLYKLRKEHDELMFKISQKTLYQECDEKTCLWKSRVTDLQDQVKILQHETKCNVETNNFLRNSIESMEEELRRARVKSENFRRSHSIDNMELKKHIIELENTLKLQREIECTLRQQLSDNEIELKKSKELLTCSNTEHNTEETLSRCGCYQFRHDTMTVPQLFKTLQDTMKSTKYGLQELKAELKKLLCEDAFNYSSSIRSLKNLMDKLQKYEDELDSCSQEIDKLKNTLYSKDKLLENMDEIIRIQKDSIVMTQAELKELHQKLQEKEHLECCVSDVQILKDKLDVLVQSKCCLESKYMHMKKLWHEAEEKLKEFKKEILAPEQAIKFTKDKECQCKVEVVDKECVTKNTSQFYGLKCNSKESYEHELQSEINILIRENEDMKKQLQKYKLDFDIIDKELKIERENDMYTQQILFELQKLRDTGCCLQYENEQLKTDLKKQTNKTEDLLEKLQYIKENDVKFEKLLKKLDDKQLQINNLYSQIMNNEITIKRQTETIEELKKKLNVKNQEIEAYTSELNEMDEVMSALHKQIQSLKNMLNEKSNELVKLQADNKMLKNDNSILRMENNSTENKSKEDIHQLQMMLNNLQVQLRIAEKNYHHVSEDYNKAQEQLIKVTKREADLQECLTNMEKDYCLKLSNIETEKAKLGDCLDKLRDELEEIQRNYSSKSGEHCKLQDICKSYAEQLDILQQQLDKEQEKVKKIEETNCCMAQQLQECREQNCILVKEKATVEQNNCKIISELQETHKSLLELKRECQLKNKSLACISAELTETAISRSELCNQSQYVVSCIRVWMEEQREYVNKLNSTLKSQQQEVLQLEFEKKGLLEEAKKLRRINHLLTQKLKRIHRHGSKNVKNVCVECQILPPTVDIHLPMYSKYSSSQKKLSLTKTARRISAGGNTSWHPKMKYLVNELRKSKLEYNENCYNRVNTNVGLEESRDCGYQSSTSK, encoded by the exons ATGAATTCATTTAATTCCACGATTGAATCTGTTCAAGATAATTGTATTCGTTACAATGAAGACCACAATTGTACTGCTACTAATGAAACTACCGGAGAACTTTGTGGTGAaactgaaagtttgaaaattattgatgAATTACAAAGATTATACGAGACTCGTATTAAAAATGTTGATCACGAACTGAAAAGTGAATTTGATCAAGCTTGC atgaaattagaaatttcaaaagaatGGATTAGGAATTTAAGAGAGGAGAACATCATGTTGGTGCAAGTAGTTGAAGATTTAGAACAAATTGCTTGTAGCAAAGTTAAATTATTAGAACAGAAATTAAGGCAATCATCAATAATAGTTTCTGATAATATGTCAAAATCAAATCGTACAAAAGAA AAGATAAATACACTTTCAAATCGTATCAGCGATTTAGAAAAAGATGAAGAATATATGAGgcagaaaattgaatttcttcagaGTGACATTAGAGGACTATTGGAATTAATACGGCGTGCAGTACAAGAAAACAAGTGGAATTTGGATGGCataaaatttttggaaataCAACCTAGTGACATTCCTGCTCCTAtgaa TTGTACCTGTGACcag GGAGAAATGAGTTACAGAAAGATGCAATCTTTGAAAGTACAAATTGAACAATtgcaagaaaaggaaaaaaatatgATTGC aTATCAAAAAGAATTGGAAGACAAATTAATAGATCTCAACACAAAATTACAAACTAAGGAAGATGTAATAACAAaatacatttctcaatttcaaaattttagtgagaatcttaaaaaacaagcaaaatttgaagatgaaaaTCCATGCAACTCGTTTATGGCGGGTAATAAAAAAACTTGTGAT GATTGTGTAAAAAAACAAGAAGTTTTAATAGCTAAAATGACGGAAAAGGATAAATTAGTAACATGTCTGCAAAAGCAAGTGGCTAATTTGCAGGAACAGGTTCATTATGCAGATTTAcagattcaatttaaaaaaggcATCATTAAAGAAAtgagaaaaaaattgaaacaagcAACTTCTAAG ttTCAGGAAACATGCATTGCTTCAAATGACTGTGTTGATATGAAAACATGCCAACAG AATCAAGTAATATCATATTTAACAAAAGTAAAATCGTTGATGGAACAAGAAAAGGAAGATCTCCTCAACTTAAAAATAGAATTGGAGAAGACTATTGAAAAATTATGCTGTGGAACAGATGAA GAACATGAATGTGATGTGAATGACGTAATGCATAAAGTAACAAAAACtattgaatatataaataaaatatactcaAAAAAGGAGAAATCAATTGCAGTAATTAAGTCATTA TCACATATAAACATTAATGGACACTTTAAATTAATGGAGACACTTAAAGCATGTGCAAGTGAAGCGCAAGTTACCATGGAAAATATTAAGGATGAAATGAACGTGATTGTTTCTACATTTAAGTTTAAACATGATAAG TATGCTGATTTAAACAAAGAAGTTCTGGATGTAGAAAATCAATTAATAAGAACTCAAGAAAAAATTTCAGAGACAATTAATCAACTGCAATTACaa GAAGAGGAAAGAACGAGACATAATCAAAGAATAACTTCAggaaacattaaattaaaagacatcaaaaatgaaataaatcataTTCAATCTCGATTTTTGGTGCATATTAATGGAATACGAAATAAT GAAAGTCTTATGACAGGGTATACAGAAATGTGTATGTGTaatgatttattatattcaGTGATAGAAGAAATAGAACAAACATCACACAGCTTacaa AGATGCTGTTTCACATCAGATCTTGAGGAACTAAAGAATCATCTTCATAAAGCTAACTGTTCCATAAAGAAATTACAGGAAAAGGCAGATGAAGCA TTAACAGAACATAATACAGTTGAAACGACATTTTCTCAAAAGGAACAAAAATTGGAACAATTAGAAAAAGAGATTGATACAActcatttaaaaatacaaaacataTTGGAAGtaattaaatcttcaaatgagcag ATATCTGATGACAATATTGCAGAGTCTCAGCTGTATACACAG gctttaaatgaaatattgcaaactaaacaaaatttatataagtTAAGAAAGGAGCATGACGaattaatgtttaaaatttcgcag AAAACACTTTATCAAGAGTGTGATGAAAAAACGTGTTTATGGAAATCTAGAGTAACTGATTTACAAGATCAAGTTAAAATACTGCAGCATGAG acAAAGTGCAACGTAgaaacaaataattttctaagaaaTAGTATTGAGTCAATGGAAGAAGAACTTCGTAGAGCGCGAGTAAAGTCAGAAAATTTCAGACGATCTCATTCTATAGACAACATGGAATTAAAGAAACATATTATAGAATTAGAAAAtact CTTAAACTACAAAGAGAAATCGAATGTACTCTTCGGCAACAATTAAGTgataatgaaattgaattaaaaaaatctaaGGAACTACTGACGTGTTCA AACACTGAACATAATACTGAAGAAACATTGTCACGCTGTGGATGTTACCAATTTAGACATGATACAatg acTGTACCACAACTATTCAAAACACTTCAAGATACCATGAAGTCAACAAAATATGGTCTTCAAGAACTTAAAgcagaattgaaaaaattg TTGTGTGAGGATGCATTTAACTACAGTTCTTCAATAAGATCCTTGAAGAATTTAATGGACAAGTTACAAAAATATGAAGATGAATTAGATAGTTGTTCCCAAGAAATcgataaacttaaaaatacattatattcTAAAGACAAGCTT ctGGAAAATATGGATGAAATTATTAGGATTCAAAAGGATTCAATTGTAATGACACAAGCTGAATTAAAGGAACTTCATCAGAAGCTGCAGGAAAAG GAACACCTGGAATGTTGTGTAAGTGACGTGCAAATTCTAAAGGACAAG CTTGATGTTTTAGTACAATCAAAATGTTGTTTGGAAAGTAAATATATGCACATGAAAAAGCTATGGCATGAGgcagaagaaaaattaaaagaatttaa AAAAGAAATATTGGCACCAGAGCAAGCAATTAAGTTTACTAAAGATAAAGAATGTCAATGTAAAGTTGAAGTAGTGGATAAAGAATGTGTAACCAAAAATACGTCTCAGTTTTATGGTCTTAAATGTAATAGTAAGGAATCTTATGAGCATGAATTACAATCAGAGATCAATATTCTAATAAGGGAAAATGAAGATATGAAAAAGCAATTGCAGAAGTATAAATTAGATTTTGACATAATTGATAAGGAACTGAAGATAGAAAGAGAAAATGATATGTACACTCAGCAAATTTTATTCGAGTTACAAAAGTTAAGAGATACAGGGTGTTGTTTGCAATATGAAAATGAACAACTTAAAACAGATTTaaaaaaacaaacaaacaaaacggaagatttattagaaaaattacaatatattaaagaaaatgatgtgaaatttgagaaattattgaaaaaattagATGATAAGCAACTGCAG attaacaatttatatagcCAAATTATGAATAATGAAATTACCATAAAAAGGCAAACGGAAACcatcgaagaattgaaaaagaaattaaatgtcAAAAATCAAGAAATTGAAGCATACACATCTGAATTAAATGAAATGGACGAAGTAATGTCAGCCTTACATAAACAAATACAATCGTTAAAGAACATGTTAAATGAAAAATCAAATGAATTAGTAAAATTACAAGCTGACAATAAAATGTTAAAG aacgacaattctatATTAAGAATGGAAAATAATTCTACTGAAAATAAATCAAAAGAAGATATTCATCAATTGCAAATGATG ttaaaCAACTTACAAGTGCAATTACGTATCGCTGAAAAAAATTATCATCATGTATCAGAAGATTATAATAAAGCACAAGAGCAATTAATTAAAGTAACAAAACGTGAAGCTGATTTACAAGAATGTTTGACAAACATG gaAAAAGATTATTGCTTGAAGCTGTCAAATATTGAAACAGAGAAAGCTAAACTTGGAGACTGCTTAGATAAACTAAGGGATGAACTAGAAGAAATTCAAAGAAATTATTCATCAAAAAGTGGAGAGCACTGTAAATTACAAGATATTTGCAAGTCTTATGCAGAACAATTAGATATTTTACAACAGCAG CTTGATAAGGAACAAGAAAAGGTTAAGAAAATAGAAGAAACAAATTGCTGTATGGCGCAACAGTTACAAGAATGCAGAGAACAGAATTGTATTCTTGTTAAAGAAAAAGCTACAGTAGaacaaaataattgcaaaatcaTTTCCGAA CTACAGGAGACTCATAAATCTTTATTGGAACTGAAAAGAGAAtgtcaactaaaaaataaatctttagCTTGTATATCTGCAGAACTAACAGAAACAGCCATAAGTAGATCAGAACTATGTAATCAATCACAATATGTTGTTTCTTGTATTCGGGTTTGGATGGAGGAGCAACGAGAGTATGTAAACAAGCTTAATTCGACATTGAAATCTCAGCAACAAGAGGTATTACAACTTGAATTTGAGAAAAA GGGATTGTTAGAAGAAGCAAAAAAGTTGAGACGAATTAATCATTTACTaacacaaaaattgaaaagaatacATAGACATGGTAGCAAAAATGTTAAGAATGTCTGCGTAGAGTGCCAGATATTGCCACCAACTGTTGATATACATCTCCCAATGTATTCTAAATATTCATCCTCACAAAAG AAACTAAGTCTTACAAAAACAGCCCGCCGTATATCGGCAGGTGGAAATACTTCGTGGCAtcctaaaatgaaatatttagtaaatGAGCTTAGAAAAAGCAAGCTAGAATATAATGAAAATTGCTATAACAGAGTGAATACTAATGTAGGATTAGAAGAAAGTCGGGACTGTGGTTACCAATCATCTACTAGTAAATGA